In Astyanax mexicanus isolate ESR-SI-001 chromosome 17, AstMex3_surface, whole genome shotgun sequence, a single window of DNA contains:
- the LOC103021671 gene encoding microfibrillar-associated protein 3-like, whose product MTRVIFLKVWAFVISVHIISQVHGELSEETTRLVPEQLSGLPVLLDLTVKEGSSVVIWCNVSEVLDHVVWYNSKGQVLKANASGEGGWMLVEKDRLNISSVSFEDRGRYTCVAWNSAGVFNYTVSLRVSYTHSGLGLYYVIICLVAFSITMVLNITRLCMVSTHLRKTERALNDFFRVEGAEKLQKAFEIAKRIPIVTSAKTLELAKVTQCKTMEFARQMEDLARSIPLPPLILNCRMPADDTEAHPADGGGLAALEQNQSSVVQSDPAEREPLCRNSLDVTVSVHHLSETDRPPAHAEEPSVNTHTFEIDTANANANANT is encoded by the exons ATGACCCGGGTCATATTCCTCAAAGTCTGGGCCTTCGTGATCTCTGTCCACATCATCAGTCAG GTCCACGGAGAGCTGTCAGAGGAGACGACCCGGCTGGTACCTGAGCAGCTGTCGGGCCTGCCGGTTCTGCTGGACCTCACGGTGAAAGAGGGCAGCAGTGTGGTTATCTGGTGTAATGTGAGCGAGGTTCTGGATCACGTCGTGTGGTACAACTCCAAAGGACAGGTTCTGAAAGCAAATGCGTCAG GTGAGGGTGGGTGGATGCTGGTAGAGAAAGACAGACTGAACATCAGCTCTGTTTCATTCGAGGACAGAGGGCGGTACACCTGTGTAGCCTGGAATTCTGCCGGTGTCTTCAACTACACTGTGAGTTTGAGGGTGAGCTACACCCACAGCGGCCTGGGCCTCTACTACGTCATCATCTGCCTGGTGGCTTTCTCCATCACCATGGTCCTCAACATCACCCGCCTCTGCATGGTCAGCACCCACCTGCGCAAGACCGAGCGCGCCCTCAACGACTTCTTCCGGGTGGAGGGAGCTGAGAAACTGCAGAAGGCCTTCGAGATCGCCAAGCGCATCCCCATTGTCACCTCCGCCAAAACCCTGGAGCTCGCCAAG GTGACGCAGTGCAAGACAATGGAGTTCGCGAGGCAGATGGAGGACCTGGCCCGGAGCATCCCACTGCCCCCACTTATCCTCAATTGCAGGATGCCGGCGGACGACACGGAGGCCCACCCTGCTGATGGTGGGGGTCTGGCAGCTCTGGAGCAGAACCAATCTTCAGTTGTGCAGAGCGACCCGGCGGAGAGGGAACCGCTCTGCAGGAACAGTCTGGACGTCACAGTGTCTGTCCACCATTTATCAGAGACTGACCGTCCACCTGCTCATGCTGAGGAGCCCAGTGTTAACACACACACCTTCGAGATCgacactgctaatgctaatgctaatgctaacacttag